In Oscillatoria sp. FACHB-1406, one DNA window encodes the following:
- a CDS encoding type IV pilus biogenesis protein PilM → MKKALKLPPFPKTLPRLFTKKGKGLGIEIAPERINIAQLRQQGQSYKLSTYISEPVPEGIFEEGQIVDSPALAELIQETLAKHSIKVTKVATAVPMRDAIIRIIPVPAELSPDELREMVLNHEAGLYLPYPREEVDLDYQQLGFFQDEDGIEKTQVLLVATRKEVTDAYLETFQQANLEVDVLEINSFALIRTIREQLRQFGSQEAAVLVDIEFESTEIAIIVDGVPQFSRTVPIGTFQLQSALSRAMNLPTQRDTEMLQGMTIPNTPSEGIRTGATGINPGMAALLRVLGELADELRRSIDFYLNQSSELEVAQLYLAGPGGGIGQLDEFFTSRLSLPTTAIDPVTTLSLDVGEEISTVMRPGLGVVIGLGLREL, encoded by the coding sequence ATGAAGAAAGCACTCAAGCTACCGCCATTTCCCAAAACTCTTCCCCGTTTATTTACCAAAAAAGGTAAAGGACTCGGCATTGAAATCGCGCCGGAACGTATTAATATTGCCCAACTGCGCCAGCAAGGGCAAAGTTATAAACTTTCGACCTACATTAGCGAACCCGTCCCCGAAGGAATTTTTGAAGAAGGTCAAATCGTTGATTCTCCGGCGTTAGCCGAACTGATTCAAGAAACCCTCGCCAAACATAGTATCAAGGTAACTAAAGTCGCGACGGCAGTTCCGATGCGCGATGCCATCATTCGCATTATCCCCGTTCCTGCCGAACTGAGTCCGGACGAGTTGCGAGAGATGGTTCTCAACCACGAAGCCGGACTTTATCTTCCTTACCCGCGCGAAGAAGTCGATCTCGACTATCAGCAATTAGGCTTCTTTCAAGATGAAGACGGCATCGAAAAAACGCAAGTGCTACTCGTGGCAACCCGCAAAGAAGTCACGGACGCATACTTAGAAACCTTTCAGCAAGCGAACCTCGAAGTTGACGTTCTCGAGATTAACAGCTTCGCGCTGATTCGCACAATTCGAGAGCAACTGCGACAGTTCGGCTCTCAAGAAGCCGCAGTCCTCGTCGATATCGAGTTTGAGAGTACCGAAATTGCTATCATTGTCGATGGAGTTCCGCAATTTTCGCGAACCGTTCCCATCGGCACTTTTCAGTTGCAAAGCGCCCTCTCGCGAGCGATGAACCTGCCAACTCAGCGGGATACGGAAATGCTGCAAGGGATGACTATCCCAAACACCCCCTCAGAAGGGATTCGGACGGGGGCAACGGGTATTAATCCCGGTATGGCAGCACTATTGCGAGTGTTAGGGGAACTCGCCGACGAGTTACGGCGCTCGATCGATTTTTATCTCAATCAAAGCAGCGAGTTAGAAGTCGCTCAACTGTACCTGGCAGGACCCGGAGGAGGAATCGGTCAACTGGACGAATTTTTCACCAGCCGATTGAGCTTGCCCACGACCGCGATCGATCCGGTGACGACGTTATCCTTAGATGTGGGCGAAGAAATTTCAACGGTGATGAGGCCGGGATTAGGGGTTGTTATTGGTTTAGGACTGCGGGAGCTATAA
- a CDS encoding ankyrin repeat domain-containing protein, protein MDRAPTGIREADRQLFQAARNGDLEGVRAALAQGANVNARDPQSGSLRARDGTTALMRAASAGNLEIVQLLIEAGAEVDAKSDRYGATALMLAAAANRAEVVEALINAGAEVNATNEDGTPALAIAAYKGYLLIVKRLLSAGAKANICDKDGDTPLKLALRSGQIEVVPALLTADIDTETLQDALDAAINTGQGESVRVLLARGVDVNAPLTDDSLPLIAAINAGHPAIVEQLLQAGADVNLRDAEGETPLALAAANGNSAIAQLLLQAGADVNASDEDGETALHFAAIEGHLEVVRALLEAGAEADCPNGEGDTPLMLAAVQGDRAIAHLISQNSKNVNQNNQGETPLTLVFAQGWVDIAEILLKAGAEVNIRRDRGKTLLMIASDRGDTEMMRVLIEAGADLNIQDETGATALMWASHRGYIEAVELLLATHRVKLDTQNNGGYTALGLAQFNNYPETVERLERASRES, encoded by the coding sequence ATGGATCGCGCACCCACAGGAATCCGCGAAGCGGATCGTCAATTGTTTCAAGCGGCTCGAAATGGCGATTTAGAAGGCGTTCGAGCCGCCTTAGCGCAGGGTGCAAATGTTAACGCACGCGATCCGCAAAGCGGATCCCTTCGGGCGCGCGACGGCACAACCGCGTTAATGCGGGCTGCAAGTGCTGGAAATTTAGAGATCGTGCAACTGTTGATTGAAGCGGGGGCAGAAGTTGATGCGAAAAGCGATCGCTACGGGGCAACAGCCTTAATGTTAGCCGCCGCAGCCAATCGCGCTGAGGTTGTCGAAGCCTTAATTAACGCCGGGGCAGAGGTGAACGCCACCAACGAAGACGGTACTCCCGCCCTCGCTATTGCCGCTTACAAGGGCTATCTCCTCATCGTCAAACGGCTTCTGAGCGCTGGTGCTAAGGCAAATATTTGCGATAAGGATGGCGATACACCCCTAAAATTAGCGCTGCGATCGGGGCAGATTGAAGTTGTCCCGGCGCTCCTCACCGCAGACATCGATACCGAGACGCTCCAAGATGCGTTAGATGCTGCTATTAATACCGGACAGGGCGAAAGCGTTCGAGTGTTGTTAGCTCGCGGCGTTGATGTAAATGCTCCCCTCACCGATGATTCCTTACCCCTGATCGCCGCCATTAACGCAGGACATCCCGCCATTGTCGAGCAACTCTTACAAGCGGGAGCAGATGTCAACTTGCGCGATGCGGAGGGAGAAACGCCTCTCGCCCTCGCTGCTGCCAACGGTAATAGCGCGATCGCGCAGTTATTGCTGCAAGCCGGAGCCGATGTCAACGCCAGCGACGAAGATGGGGAAACCGCCCTGCATTTTGCTGCCATTGAAGGGCATCTCGAAGTCGTTCGCGCGCTGTTGGAGGCGGGCGCGGAAGCAGACTGCCCGAATGGGGAGGGAGACACGCCTTTGATGCTTGCTGCCGTTCAAGGCGATCGCGCGATCGCTCACCTCATATCACAAAATAGTAAAAATGTCAACCAAAATAATCAAGGCGAAACGCCTTTAACGCTAGTTTTTGCACAAGGATGGGTGGATATTGCAGAGATACTCCTGAAAGCTGGGGCGGAAGTCAATATTCGCCGAGATCGCGGTAAAACCTTGCTGATGATTGCGAGCGATCGCGGCGACACCGAAATGATGCGAGTGTTAATCGAAGCGGGTGCAGACCTCAATATTCAGGACGAGACGGGCGCAACCGCGTTAATGTGGGCGAGTCATCGGGGCTATATCGAGGCAGTAGAATTGCTGCTTGCTACCCACCGAGTTAAACTCGACACCCAAAATAATGGGGGCTATACCGCCCTCGGACTCGCACAGTTCAACAATTACCCCGAAACCGTCGAGCGGCTCGAAAGAGCAAGTCGCGAAAGCTAA
- a CDS encoding PilN domain-containing protein codes for MYSIEINFLKDRVAIPTKGGGRGKRPLPKQALVPLYVGLSIGLLFPAIALGLWGYVQWRTEQVQAEIDARNVELAQLKEKQKQIDSLKAEIEVARSQVNGLASIFGRIKSWSAILQDIRDRVPDRVKVASIKQVEVQPAAAPSPSPSPSPGAAATPPAAATPAPIALTISGFADTYAPVNDFLLTLKKSPLLEAKETRLVSAQLTNFPGTVQQTGKTQVQVELPQVVQYQIQTQLTNLPDPDLLRVLERKGALGLSTRLRAAEGANAAAPAAKSPNVAPTPAATPK; via the coding sequence ATGTACAGTATTGAGATTAACTTTCTCAAGGATCGCGTCGCTATCCCGACTAAGGGGGGCGGAAGAGGCAAGAGACCTCTGCCCAAACAAGCCTTAGTGCCATTGTATGTAGGGCTATCGATCGGCCTGCTGTTTCCTGCCATCGCCTTGGGATTATGGGGGTACGTGCAATGGCGCACCGAGCAAGTGCAAGCAGAAATCGATGCGAGAAATGTCGAACTGGCTCAACTCAAAGAGAAACAGAAGCAAATCGACAGTTTGAAAGCAGAAATTGAAGTCGCTCGCAGCCAAGTGAATGGTTTAGCGAGCATCTTCGGGCGGATTAAGTCATGGTCGGCGATTCTCCAGGATATCCGCGATCGCGTTCCCGATCGCGTCAAAGTTGCCTCGATTAAACAAGTTGAGGTTCAGCCCGCCGCCGCACCCTCTCCCTCGCCGTCGCCCTCGCCGGGAGCAGCAGCTACTCCACCCGCCGCCGCTACCCCCGCCCCCATTGCTTTAACGATTTCCGGATTCGCCGATACTTACGCGCCCGTCAACGACTTCCTGCTGACGCTGAAAAAATCGCCCTTGCTCGAAGCCAAAGAAACGCGACTGGTAAGCGCCCAACTGACGAACTTTCCCGGAACCGTCCAGCAAACGGGCAAAACACAAGTTCAAGTCGAACTTCCTCAAGTCGTTCAATACCAAATTCAAACTCAACTGACGAATCTCCCCGATCCCGATTTGTTGCGCGTGCTAGAACGTAAAGGCGCACTTGGATTGTCAACGCGCTTGCGAGCGGCGGAGGGAGCAAACGCAGCGGCACCGGCAGCGAAAAGTCCGAACGTAGCGCCAACACCAGCAGCAACACCTAAATAA
- a CDS encoding DUF4333 domain-containing protein, translating into MKFLIDNRLAAFLCVLSLAATATACGGKNDNQPVATTSPTGETPSATPSPTTSPTSKPTPAVPKSETTKKVEDFIKTSVPTTLKGVEATAVDCPPDVKIEAGKKFDCEVTIPQGKFKAAVEMKDDKGTITWNSKNVLNVASLEQTIKDEVKKQKQLDITIDCGSSKSPVRFFEKVGETFTCPATTADGKKGAAQITIKDETGQVSWKI; encoded by the coding sequence GTGAAATTCCTAATTGATAACCGTCTTGCTGCTTTCCTCTGTGTTTTGAGCTTAGCCGCAACTGCGACAGCGTGCGGAGGAAAGAATGATAATCAACCCGTTGCCACGACGAGTCCCACTGGAGAAACCCCTTCCGCTACGCCTTCTCCCACAACTTCCCCGACCAGCAAGCCCACCCCAGCAGTCCCCAAGTCGGAAACGACTAAAAAAGTCGAAGACTTTATTAAAACATCCGTCCCCACCACTTTGAAAGGGGTTGAAGCTACCGCTGTTGATTGTCCCCCTGATGTAAAGATCGAAGCGGGTAAGAAGTTTGATTGCGAGGTGACAATTCCTCAAGGCAAATTCAAAGCAGCGGTAGAAATGAAAGATGATAAAGGAACTATTACTTGGAACAGTAAAAATGTTCTTAATGTAGCTTCCCTCGAACAAACCATTAAAGATGAAGTGAAGAAGCAAAAGCAACTCGATATTACAATTGACTGCGGTAGCAGCAAATCGCCCGTGCGTTTCTTTGAAAAAGTTGGTGAAACTTTTACTTGTCCGGCTACCACTGCCGACGGTAAAAAAGGAGCCGCTCAGATAACGATTAAAGACGAAACCGGGCAGGTTTCTTGGAAGATTTAA
- a CDS encoding type IV pilus secretin family protein, with protein MVAPILVAAINPAQAANSLQISDVRVESTESGLEVGLQLEGEAGEIASQIQTEQRDNVLIAEIPKAALSLPEEGFHRENPAPGIAEIALTPSSEGNLQLTVTGEENAPVSKEIRQEGEKLIVAIAPPVEEAEAKASEHSESAAASESTAQTRKTELSNPLQLAQVQLAPVPGNPAQQVPTFNNQGAVQPVPVAQPYVIPSQDPNVLVPNPGITINGSPVSQTPPPGVYVPQTQFNLDGTLAAPAQPLQPTAPAPAFLPRAVPPPVGDIGVSTVNTAPTILDLGTALKVDSLVLKDAPVREVLGFLARSAGLNLVYVEGGGGGQAGGDAAAQLSRNISLDLENASVQDAFNYVLQLSGLQAQRNGTTIMVGAALPIETRNLIARSLRLNQVKAGDAATFLATQGASVQILNQQETTIVDPETGRVVRTERAPAQILTVSANSGGGQGGATGPLLLRGLSVSTDNRLNILTMVGEPRLLEIATSFLTQLDARARQVALNVKIVDVNLLGQDAINSSFSFNIGSGFVSVDQGAMFYSYGPFNPPNLTQTRSSLTSIPTIANPFAGGNSFLDLNNTTAIPGTDPGTVVINTITGTLSRIAAPGALDFFNRVAGLSTDPFTTGITDVTLARDNVITINPGTPPTTSVTQGTLGTATAALPSFFQFPRRFLANLQASIQSNNAKILSDPTLVVQEGQEATVKLVQRVVTGLRSVTQTNNLNPERTVEPTFDDAGLSLTIKVDRIDDNGFVTLSVAPRVASIGATQQLNLGIDSSNIISLLNVREVSSGLLRLRDAQTLILAGIIQDSERTTISKVPILGDIPILGSLFRQSQTNNERREVIVLLTPQILDDSDRFGGFGYNYSPGRATQDALQRTGVQVPGGR; from the coding sequence ATGGTTGCTCCGATCTTAGTGGCGGCAATCAATCCCGCACAGGCAGCAAATTCCCTTCAGATTTCAGATGTTAGAGTCGAATCCACCGAGAGCGGTCTTGAGGTGGGTTTGCAGTTAGAAGGTGAAGCAGGCGAAATTGCGTCGCAGATTCAGACCGAGCAGCGAGATAATGTTTTAATTGCGGAAATTCCCAAGGCGGCTTTAAGCTTGCCGGAAGAAGGGTTTCATCGGGAAAATCCCGCGCCCGGAATCGCTGAAATTGCCCTCACGCCGAGCAGTGAAGGCAACCTCCAGCTTACAGTGACAGGCGAAGAGAACGCGCCCGTTAGCAAAGAAATTCGACAAGAAGGCGAAAAACTCATTGTAGCGATCGCTCCTCCTGTAGAAGAAGCCGAGGCAAAGGCATCCGAACATTCCGAAAGCGCCGCAGCTTCAGAAAGCACCGCACAGACGAGAAAAACGGAACTCAGCAATCCCCTTCAACTCGCTCAAGTCCAACTTGCCCCGGTTCCCGGCAATCCCGCCCAACAAGTCCCGACCTTCAACAATCAAGGCGCAGTCCAGCCCGTTCCCGTCGCTCAACCCTACGTCATCCCCTCCCAAGACCCTAACGTCCTCGTTCCCAATCCCGGAATTACCATCAACGGCAGTCCGGTTTCTCAAACCCCACCGCCGGGAGTCTACGTTCCCCAAACCCAATTCAACCTCGACGGGACGCTCGCCGCACCCGCTCAACCGCTACAACCCACGGCTCCCGCTCCCGCCTTCTTACCCAGAGCGGTTCCGCCCCCAGTCGGCGATATCGGCGTATCGACGGTTAATACCGCTCCCACCATTCTCGATTTGGGAACGGCGCTCAAAGTCGATAGTTTAGTGTTGAAAGATGCCCCGGTGCGAGAAGTGTTAGGCTTCCTCGCGCGCTCTGCTGGGTTAAACCTCGTTTACGTCGAGGGAGGCGGCGGCGGTCAAGCAGGCGGAGACGCAGCCGCTCAACTCTCGCGCAATATCTCCTTGGACTTAGAAAATGCTTCCGTGCAGGATGCGTTTAACTACGTCTTGCAACTATCCGGCCTGCAAGCTCAGCGCAACGGCACGACGATTATGGTGGGGGCAGCCCTGCCGATTGAAACGCGAAATCTCATCGCCCGCAGCTTGCGCCTCAACCAAGTTAAAGCCGGGGATGCTGCGACTTTCTTGGCGACACAGGGAGCCTCGGTACAAATTCTCAACCAGCAGGAAACAACCATTGTTGACCCTGAAACCGGACGGGTTGTAAGGACGGAACGCGCCCCCGCCCAAATTCTGACGGTCAGTGCCAACAGCGGCGGCGGGCAGGGTGGTGCAACTGGGCCGCTTTTACTCAGAGGTTTATCGGTTTCCACTGATAACCGGCTGAATATTCTGACGATGGTGGGCGAGCCGCGCTTGTTAGAGATTGCCACCTCTTTCCTGACGCAACTCGATGCCCGCGCCCGTCAAGTCGCGTTAAATGTCAAGATTGTCGATGTTAACCTGCTCGGACAGGATGCGATTAACAGCAGTTTCTCGTTTAATATCGGTTCGGGTTTCGTGTCGGTAGACCAGGGTGCGATGTTCTATAGTTATGGACCGTTTAATCCCCCCAATTTGACGCAGACTCGCTCTAGTTTGACGAGTATTCCGACAATTGCAAACCCCTTCGCAGGTGGGAATAGCTTCTTGGATTTGAACAACACCACAGCAATTCCAGGAACGGATCCGGGAACGGTCGTGATTAATACCATCACGGGTACATTAAGTCGAATTGCCGCTCCTGGGGCATTGGATTTCTTTAACCGCGTTGCTGGGTTATCAACCGACCCATTTACTACAGGGATTACCGATGTAACCCTTGCCAGGGATAACGTAATTACAATTAACCCCGGAACGCCACCGACGACTAGCGTTACTCAGGGAACATTAGGAACGGCTACAGCAGCCCTGCCGTCGTTTTTCCAATTCCCCCGACGCTTCCTCGCGAACCTGCAAGCTTCAATTCAGAGCAACAATGCCAAAATCCTAAGCGATCCGACGTTGGTGGTACAGGAGGGGCAAGAAGCAACAGTGAAATTGGTACAGAGGGTCGTTACAGGTTTGAGAAGTGTGACACAGACAAATAATCTCAATCCAGAGCGCACTGTAGAACCCACGTTTGACGATGCCGGATTGAGCTTAACGATTAAAGTAGACCGCATCGACGATAACGGTTTTGTGACGCTCTCAGTAGCACCGAGAGTTGCTTCCATTGGGGCAACTCAACAATTGAATTTAGGCATAGATAGTAGTAACATCATCTCTCTTCTTAATGTCCGGGAAGTCAGTTCTGGCTTGTTGCGTTTGCGGGACGCTCAAACGTTGATTTTGGCTGGGATTATCCAGGATTCGGAACGGACAACAATTAGTAAGGTGCCGATTTTGGGCGATATTCCGATTTTGGGTTCATTATTCAGACAATCGCAAACCAATAACGAACGGCGAGAAGTGATTGTGCTGCTGACTCCGCAAATTCTGGACGATAGCGATCGCTTCGGCGGGTTCGGCTACAATTACAGTCCCGGACGCGCAACCCAAGATGCCTTACAGCGCACGGGCGTTCAAGTTCCCGGCGGACGCTAA